The following are encoded in a window of Solidesulfovibrio magneticus RS-1 genomic DNA:
- the cas5c gene encoding type I-C CRISPR-associated protein Cas5c yields the protein MSFGVRLKVWGDFACFTRPEMKSERVSYDVVTPSAARGILEAIYWKPGITWVIDRIHVLSPIRFTAIRRNELGGKIPYGNVRSAMKGGAPQPLFIEDDRQQRAALVLRDVAYGIEAHFELTGQDDNAAKHAEMFKRRARNGQCFNQPYLGCREFPAFFEWVDGPWPDSDLPAQDRDKDLGFMLHDIDFAHDMTPRFFRAQLAGGVIDVPRFDAAEVRT from the coding sequence ATGTCCTTTGGCGTCAGACTCAAGGTCTGGGGCGATTTCGCCTGCTTCACGCGCCCCGAGATGAAATCCGAGCGCGTCTCCTATGATGTCGTCACGCCGTCGGCCGCGCGCGGCATTCTGGAGGCGATCTATTGGAAACCCGGCATTACCTGGGTCATCGACCGCATCCACGTTTTGAGCCCCATCCGTTTCACCGCCATTCGCCGCAACGAACTCGGCGGCAAGATCCCCTACGGCAACGTCAGATCCGCCATGAAGGGCGGCGCGCCCCAGCCGCTGTTCATTGAAGACGACCGGCAGCAGCGCGCCGCGCTGGTGCTGCGCGACGTGGCCTACGGCATAGAGGCCCATTTCGAATTGACCGGCCAGGACGACAACGCCGCCAAGCATGCGGAAATGTTCAAGCGCCGGGCGCGAAACGGCCAGTGCTTCAACCAGCCGTACCTGGGCTGCCGCGAATTCCCGGCCTTTTTCGAGTGGGTGGACGGTCCCTGGCCGGACTCGGACTTGCCAGCCCAGGACCGCGACAAGGATCTGGGTTTCATGCTCCACGACATCGATTTCGCCCACGACATGACGCCGAGGTTTTTCCGGGCCCAGCTGGCCGGCGGCGTCATCGACGTGCCCCGGTTCGACGCGGCGGAGGTGCGGACATGA
- the cas8c gene encoding type I-C CRISPR-associated protein Cas8c/Csd1, with protein sequence MILTSLAVYYDRLSQEPEPAVPLSGFSRQKIHFALHIDADGKLAEPPVFDLRQTEGKKTAPQELVVPEAVKRSVGVAANFLWDNTGYVLGADDKGKPERTAKTFEAFKARCHEIGDGLDDAGMAAVLSFLDAWNPADAPDLPGWEEMVKGCNLVFRLAGGGLGYVHERPAVRQAWLDHLAGASRERRGMCLVTGQDAPIARLHPSIKGVRDAQSSGAALVSYNQESFTSYGKEQSYNAPVGEPAVFAYTTALNHLLRKGSRQRVQIGDATTVFWTERASEVEGLLGFLFDPTADDGTEDAVRRFLEAVRDGKKPRDDPEELQSGFFILGLAPNAARLSVRFWHVDTVAGVCAAVGRHFADLAMDRAFDNEPEFPGLWQLLREIAAQGELKNVNPALAGALMRSILTDAPYPASLPRAVITRIRADQTVNYPRAAMLKAYLVRNRQKEVSVSLDPNCTDVGYRLGRLFAVLEKAQQEAIPGANTTIRDRYYGSASATPAAVFPQLMRLAQHHIEKAEYGGVSDRRIEEILETVQTFPKHLSLDEQGMFAIGYYHQRRENYKKTAKTKGED encoded by the coding sequence ATGATCCTCACCTCCCTGGCCGTCTACTACGACCGCCTGAGCCAAGAGCCGGAACCGGCCGTGCCGCTGTCCGGGTTTTCGCGACAAAAAATCCACTTCGCCCTGCACATCGACGCCGACGGCAAGCTGGCCGAGCCGCCGGTCTTCGATCTGCGCCAGACCGAAGGCAAGAAAACCGCGCCCCAGGAACTGGTCGTGCCCGAGGCCGTCAAACGGTCGGTGGGCGTTGCCGCCAACTTCCTGTGGGACAACACCGGCTATGTGCTCGGGGCCGACGACAAGGGCAAGCCCGAGCGCACGGCCAAGACCTTCGAGGCGTTTAAGGCCCGGTGCCACGAAATCGGCGACGGCCTGGACGACGCCGGCATGGCCGCCGTGCTGTCTTTCCTCGACGCCTGGAACCCGGCCGACGCGCCGGACCTGCCGGGCTGGGAAGAGATGGTCAAGGGCTGCAACCTCGTTTTCCGGCTGGCCGGCGGCGGATTGGGCTATGTCCATGAGCGCCCGGCCGTGCGCCAGGCCTGGCTGGATCACCTGGCCGGCGCGTCCAGGGAGCGGCGGGGCATGTGCCTGGTCACCGGCCAGGACGCGCCCATCGCCCGCCTGCATCCGAGCATAAAGGGCGTGCGCGACGCCCAGTCGTCAGGCGCGGCGCTCGTTTCCTACAACCAGGAGTCGTTCACCTCCTACGGCAAGGAGCAAAGCTACAACGCGCCCGTGGGCGAGCCGGCCGTTTTCGCCTACACCACGGCGCTCAATCATCTGCTGCGCAAGGGCAGCCGCCAGCGGGTCCAGATCGGCGACGCCACCACGGTGTTTTGGACCGAACGCGCCAGCGAAGTCGAGGGACTCCTCGGCTTCCTGTTCGACCCCACGGCCGACGACGGCACCGAAGACGCCGTCCGGCGGTTTCTGGAAGCCGTGCGCGACGGCAAAAAGCCGCGAGACGACCCGGAGGAACTGCAAAGCGGCTTTTTCATCCTGGGCCTGGCCCCCAACGCCGCCCGCCTGTCCGTGCGCTTTTGGCATGTGGACACCGTGGCCGGCGTGTGCGCCGCCGTCGGCCGCCACTTCGCCGATCTGGCCATGGACCGGGCCTTTGACAACGAGCCCGAATTCCCGGGGCTATGGCAACTGCTGCGGGAAATTGCCGCCCAAGGGGAACTCAAAAACGTCAATCCGGCCCTGGCCGGAGCGCTCATGCGTTCCATACTGACCGACGCGCCCTATCCGGCCAGCCTGCCGCGCGCCGTCATCACCCGCATACGGGCCGATCAGACCGTCAATTACCCGCGCGCGGCCATGCTCAAGGCCTATCTCGTCCGCAACCGTCAAAAGGAGGTGTCCGTGAGTCTCGATCCCAACTGCACCGACGTCGGCTATCGCCTGGGACGGCTGTTCGCCGTGCTCGAAAAAGCCCAGCAGGAGGCCATCCCCGGAGCCAATACCACCATCCGCGACCGTTACTACGGCTCGGCCTCGGCCACCCCGGCGGCGGTGTTTCCGCAACTCATGCGGCTGGCCCAACACCATATCGAAAAAGCCGAATACGGCGGCGTCTCCGACCGGCGCATCGAGGAAATCCTGGAAACCGTCCAGACCTTCCCCAAGCATCTGTCCCTGGACGAGCAGGGCATGTTCGCCATCGGCTACTACCATCAGCGCCGCGAGAACTACAAAAAGACCGCCAAGACCAAGGGGGAGGACTAG
- the cas7c gene encoding type I-C CRISPR-associated protein Cas7/Csd2, whose amino-acid sequence MSQPIANRYEFVFLFDVENGNPNGDPDAGNMPRLDPETSHGLVTDVCLKRKIRNFVELAKGNVSPFEIYIREKAVLGTVQGRAHAAVAKEGGKKADAIKEARDWMCANFFDVRAFGAVMSLKDNNCGQVRGPVQLNFARSIEPVVPLEISITRMAVATEKEAESQSGDNRTMGRKHIVPYGLYRAEGFISAHLAAQTGFSEDDLELLWQALLVMFDHDHSAARGKMNARKLVVFKHESMLGNAPAQKLFDLVGVSRATDKSSPARAYSDYAVAVDAANLPVGVELIEKL is encoded by the coding sequence ATGAGCCAGCCCATCGCCAACCGCTACGAGTTCGTGTTCCTCTTTGACGTGGAAAACGGCAACCCCAACGGCGACCCCGACGCCGGCAACATGCCGCGCCTGGACCCGGAAACCAGCCATGGCCTGGTCACGGACGTGTGCCTCAAGCGCAAGATCCGCAATTTTGTGGAACTGGCCAAGGGCAACGTCAGCCCCTTCGAGATCTATATCCGCGAAAAAGCGGTGCTCGGCACGGTGCAAGGCCGCGCCCACGCCGCCGTGGCCAAGGAGGGCGGCAAGAAGGCCGACGCCATCAAGGAAGCCCGGGACTGGATGTGCGCCAATTTCTTCGACGTGCGCGCCTTTGGCGCGGTGATGTCGCTTAAGGACAACAACTGCGGCCAGGTGCGCGGCCCGGTGCAGCTCAACTTCGCCCGCAGCATCGAACCCGTCGTGCCCCTGGAAATCAGCATCACCCGCATGGCCGTGGCCACCGAGAAAGAGGCCGAAAGCCAGTCCGGCGACAACCGCACCATGGGCCGCAAACATATCGTGCCCTATGGCCTGTATCGGGCCGAAGGCTTCATCTCGGCTCATCTGGCCGCCCAGACCGGCTTTTCCGAGGACGACCTGGAATTGCTGTGGCAGGCGCTTTTGGTCATGTTCGATCACGACCATTCTGCCGCGCGCGGCAAGATGAACGCTCGCAAGCTCGTCGTCTTCAAGCACGAGTCGATGCTCGGCAACGCACCGGCCCAGAAGCTTTTCGATCTGGTCGGCGTGTCCCGGGCGACCGACAAAAGCTCGCCGGCCCGGGCCTACAGCGATTACGCCGTGGCGGTCGATGCCGCCAACCTGCCGGTCGGTGTGGAGCTGATCGAAAAGCTCTAG
- the cas4 gene encoding CRISPR-associated protein Cas4: MFSEEALLPISALQHLLFCRRQCALIHIERAWAENVFTVQGGILHERAHEQGYESHDGIRVARAVSLRSLQLGLTGVADVVEFHPASDGLETAFPVEYKRGRPKAEACDTVQLCAQALCLEEMLGRPVPAGALFYGRTRRRLGVAFDAALRETTQAACQDLHAFIRAGLTPEAMYDSRCASCSMEGACLPRACGGKRSVRTYLRQALETP; the protein is encoded by the coding sequence ATGTTCAGCGAGGAGGCGCTGCTCCCGATTTCGGCCTTGCAACATCTGCTCTTTTGCCGGCGGCAATGTGCGCTGATCCACATTGAGCGGGCCTGGGCCGAAAACGTCTTCACGGTCCAGGGCGGCATCCTCCACGAACGGGCCCATGAGCAGGGGTACGAGTCCCACGATGGCATACGCGTCGCCCGGGCCGTATCCCTGCGCTCCTTGCAACTTGGCCTGACGGGCGTGGCCGACGTGGTGGAGTTCCACCCGGCCAGCGATGGCCTGGAGACGGCCTTCCCCGTGGAATACAAGCGCGGCAGGCCCAAGGCCGAGGCCTGCGACACGGTGCAGTTGTGCGCCCAGGCCTTGTGCCTGGAAGAAATGCTGGGAAGGCCCGTGCCGGCGGGCGCGCTTTTTTACGGACGTACCCGTCGTCGTCTGGGCGTGGCCTTCGACGCCGCCTTGCGGGAGACGACGCAGGCGGCCTGCCAGGATTTGCACGCCTTCATCCGGGCCGGGCTCACGCCCGAGGCTATGTACGACTCCCGCTGCGCCTCCTGTTCCATGGAAGGGGCCTGCCTGCCGCGCGCCTGCGGCGGCAAACGCTCGGTTCGGACCTATCTGCGCCAGGCGCTGGAGACGCCATGA
- the cas1c gene encoding type I-C CRISPR-associated endonuclease Cas1c, translating into MKRHLNTLYVTTQGAYLFKDGETLAVKVEETVRLRLPIHTVAGVVCFGQVSVSPFLLGHCAENNVAVSFLTVNGKFLAKVQGPASGNVLLRRQQYRMADDTATCAATARFFLTGKLANARTVLLRALRDHGEKIDASAVRRVVDRLSQHLTGLEARSDLDALRGLEGDAAHAYYGVFDQLIVSCHEAFRFAGRNRRPPLDPVNCLLSFLYTLLAHDVRSALETTGLDPAVGFLHRDRPGRPGLALDMMEEFRPFFADRLALTLINLGRVRPKGFITAETGAVLMDEATRKEVLIAYQERKQDVVEHPFLREKMPLGLLFHMQATLFARYVRGDLDGYPPLLWK; encoded by the coding sequence ATGAAACGTCACCTCAATACGCTGTATGTGACCACTCAGGGCGCGTATCTGTTCAAGGACGGCGAGACGTTGGCCGTCAAGGTCGAGGAGACGGTGCGGTTGCGCCTGCCCATCCACACCGTGGCCGGGGTGGTGTGCTTCGGCCAGGTGTCGGTCAGTCCGTTTCTGCTCGGTCACTGCGCCGAGAACAACGTGGCCGTGAGTTTCCTGACAGTAAACGGCAAGTTTCTGGCCAAGGTGCAGGGGCCGGCCTCGGGTAATGTGCTGTTGCGCAGGCAGCAATACCGCATGGCCGACGATACGGCGACCTGCGCCGCGACGGCGCGCTTTTTCCTCACCGGCAAACTGGCCAACGCGCGCACCGTGCTGTTGCGGGCGCTTCGCGACCATGGCGAGAAGATCGACGCTTCGGCCGTGCGCCGGGTCGTCGACCGGCTGAGCCAGCATCTGACGGGTCTTGAGGCCCGAAGCGACCTGGACGCCCTGCGCGGTTTGGAAGGCGACGCGGCCCACGCCTATTACGGCGTGTTTGATCAGCTTATCGTCTCGTGCCATGAGGCGTTCCGGTTTGCCGGCCGCAACAGGCGGCCGCCCCTGGACCCGGTCAATTGTCTGCTGTCGTTTCTCTACACGCTGCTGGCCCATGACGTGCGCTCGGCCCTGGAGACGACGGGTCTTGATCCGGCGGTGGGTTTTCTGCACCGCGACCGTCCGGGCCGCCCGGGCCTGGCCTTGGACATGATGGAGGAGTTCCGGCCGTTTTTCGCGGACCGGCTGGCCTTGACGCTGATCAACCTGGGGCGTGTGCGGCCCAAGGGGTTTATCACGGCGGAGACCGGGGCCGTGCTCATGGACGAGGCCACGCGCAAGGAGGTGCTTATAGCCTATCAGGAGCGCAAGCAGGATGTGGTGGAACATCCGTTTTTGCGGGAGAAGATGCCGCTCGGCCTGCTTTTTCACATGCAGGCGACGCTTTTCGCCCGCTATGTTCGGGGTGATCTGGACGGCTATCCGCCGCTTTTGTGGAAGTAG
- the cas2 gene encoding CRISPR-associated endonuclease Cas2, translated as MLVLVSYDVATADDGGSGRLRRVAKACKDYGQRVQYSVFECLVDPGQWERLKHRLLGLIDPDKDSLRFYYLGSNWRGRVEHVGVKPGVDQEGPLII; from the coding sequence ATGTTGGTGCTGGTGAGCTACGACGTGGCGACGGCTGATGACGGAGGATCTGGTCGGCTGCGCCGTGTGGCCAAGGCGTGCAAGGATTATGGCCAGCGCGTGCAGTACTCGGTGTTCGAGTGCCTGGTTGATCCTGGCCAATGGGAGCGTTTGAAGCATCGTCTGCTTGGTTTGATTGACCCGGACAAGGACAGTCTGCGTTTTTATTACCTTGGGTCGAACTGGCGGGGGAGGGTAGAGCATGTCGGCGTCAAGCCCGGCGTGGACCAGGAAGGGCCGCTTATCATCTGA
- a CDS encoding transposase, whose protein sequence is MGLGRQGDQQGTMYLAWDEIPRSRGHAFYDRLQQILRKAGFDGFAEKLCKPFYSDKGRPSIPPGRYFRMHLVGYFEGIDSERGIEWRCADSLSLRNFLQLSPKESVPDHSSLSRTRSRLPLATHQEVFTWVLKLLSKDGLVLGGRIGVDASTMEANAALKTIVRRDTSESYRKMLLRMTKESGIDSPIDEDLARMDRKRVGKTLSNKDWRSPVDPEAKIAKMKDGRTHLAYKPEHAVDLDTGAVVAAEVHEADKGDTSTLQTTLKAAQESLRRVTSTPPCPDDPAELVADKGYFSRDVLKVLDGGPWRTRIAEPKRNGLNSWRGDQEARRAVYNNRIRISSMVGKAMGKQRTELVERSFEHTLDRCGGMRRVWLRGRENIRKRYLVHVAGFNLGLLMRVKTGHGTPRGWASAWLALIWPDQHPSMAYLAIVMVVKGRCCGIIPIAIICGGE, encoded by the coding sequence ATGGGGCTTGGCCGTCAGGGTGATCAGCAGGGGACGATGTATCTGGCCTGGGATGAGATCCCTCGGTCTCGTGGGCACGCTTTTTACGATCGTCTCCAGCAGATTCTCCGGAAAGCCGGCTTCGATGGTTTCGCCGAGAAGCTGTGCAAGCCCTTCTATTCCGACAAGGGGCGTCCCTCCATTCCGCCTGGCCGGTATTTTCGGATGCACCTCGTGGGGTATTTCGAGGGCATCGACAGCGAGCGCGGCATTGAGTGGCGCTGCGCTGATTCGCTTTCCCTCCGGAATTTTCTCCAGCTTTCGCCCAAGGAGTCTGTGCCGGATCATTCCTCGCTCAGCCGGACACGGTCCCGTCTGCCACTGGCGACCCACCAAGAGGTTTTCACCTGGGTTCTCAAGCTGCTCAGCAAGGATGGCTTGGTCCTTGGAGGCCGCATTGGCGTGGACGCTTCGACCATGGAGGCCAACGCGGCGCTCAAAACCATCGTGCGCCGGGACACGAGTGAGAGCTACCGCAAGATGCTCCTGCGCATGACCAAGGAGAGCGGCATCGACTCTCCGATAGATGAGGATCTGGCTCGCATGGACCGCAAGCGCGTCGGCAAGACGCTTTCGAACAAGGACTGGCGGTCACCGGTCGATCCCGAGGCGAAGATCGCCAAGATGAAGGATGGCCGAACGCATCTGGCGTACAAGCCCGAGCACGCGGTGGACCTGGACACCGGCGCGGTGGTGGCGGCCGAGGTGCATGAAGCGGACAAAGGGGACACCTCGACTCTGCAAACGACGCTGAAAGCCGCTCAAGAAAGTCTGCGGCGGGTCACTTCCACACCGCCATGCCCGGACGACCCTGCGGAACTGGTCGCGGATAAAGGCTATTTCTCCCGGGATGTCCTCAAGGTTCTGGACGGTGGACCATGGCGGACGAGAATCGCCGAACCCAAACGCAACGGTCTGAACTCCTGGCGTGGCGACCAAGAGGCGCGACGCGCCGTGTACAACAACCGAATCCGGATATCCTCGATGGTCGGGAAGGCCATGGGAAAACAGCGGACGGAACTGGTCGAAAGAAGCTTCGAGCATACGCTGGACCGGTGCGGCGGCATGCGCCGGGTCTGGCTCAGAGGACGAGAGAACATCCGGAAACGCTATCTGGTCCATGTGGCTGGTTTCAATCTCGGCCTGCTGATGCGGGTCAAGACCGGCCATGGCACCCCCAGGGGCTGGGCCAGTGCCTGGCTTGCGCTCATTTGGCCTGACCAGCATCCCTCAATGGCCTATTTGGCCATCGTCATGGTGGTCAAGGGACGATGCTGCGGGATCATCCCCATCGCCATCATCTGCGGGGGAGAATAG
- the istB gene encoding IS21-like element helper ATPase IstB → MNPMPALEPALKQLRLSGILDSMEIRNKQAIENGLSHVEFLAMLIQDEVARREQKKFSLRVRRAGFRSEKTLESFDFSYNPSVNKALILDLATCRFLEEKAPVLIVGPCGTGKSHTAQALGHAAARNGYEVLFTPIGKLLGMLQAAKATNTYDRKLSTLAKTDLLIIDDFGLKPFKSSENEDFHDLIAERYERCATVITSNLDFAEWGEAFNNKLLGAATLDRIRHGAYKVILEGRSYRSSREEAALKNLVAGAEENT, encoded by the coding sequence ATGAACCCTATGCCAGCGCTCGAACCCGCGCTCAAGCAACTCCGGCTCTCCGGCATCCTGGATTCCATGGAGATCCGCAACAAACAGGCCATCGAGAACGGCCTGTCACACGTGGAGTTCCTGGCCATGCTGATCCAGGACGAGGTGGCCCGCCGGGAACAGAAGAAGTTCTCACTGCGCGTCCGCCGTGCCGGTTTTCGTAGCGAAAAGACCTTGGAAAGCTTCGACTTCAGCTACAATCCGTCCGTCAACAAGGCGCTCATCCTGGACCTGGCCACCTGCCGCTTCCTGGAGGAAAAGGCCCCGGTACTCATCGTCGGTCCCTGTGGCACCGGCAAGAGCCATACCGCCCAGGCCCTTGGCCATGCCGCCGCCAGAAACGGCTACGAGGTGCTCTTTACGCCTATCGGCAAGCTCCTGGGGATGCTCCAGGCGGCCAAGGCGACCAACACCTATGACAGAAAACTGTCCACCCTGGCCAAGACGGACCTGCTCATCATCGACGATTTTGGTCTGAAACCCTTTAAATCCTCTGAGAATGAGGATTTTCACGACCTGATCGCCGAGCGCTATGAGCGCTGCGCAACGGTCATCACCAGCAACCTGGACTTCGCCGAATGGGGGGAGGCTTTCAACAATAAACTGCTGGGGGCGGCGACCTTGGACCGGATTCGGCATGGAGCCTACAAGGTCATTCTTGAAGGAAGGAGCTATCGAAGCTCCCGAGAGGAAGCGGCGCTCAAAAACCTCGTTGCCGGTGCGGAGGAAAACACCTAA
- a CDS encoding phage repressor protein, with protein MTLAGSLAPSDEKAATAEFQEIFTRLKLATGAGTDTELAKALGIKQGAVSAAKRSLQIPPVWIAKVSKGFSVSADWLFYGTGPMERGGAAVASGPGQTTGAIPADAPPWMAPEAAPSMGYTLVPKVQARLAAGSGSLETEGEVIGYYAFKTDFLRRKGRPQKMVLMDVAGDSMEPILLDRDTVLIDESQNAIISGGLFAVGVEQEVFVKYLDRIPGKLVLRSKNSDYQPIEVDMNGDLAASVRIIGRVVWSCREYVR; from the coding sequence ATGACCCTTGCAGGTTCCCTTGCACCTTCGGACGAAAAAGCTGCAACCGCTGAATTTCAGGAGATATTTACCCGTCTCAAACTGGCCACAGGGGCAGGGACGGACACCGAGCTCGCCAAGGCTTTAGGCATAAAGCAAGGAGCGGTCTCGGCCGCCAAGCGCAGCCTGCAAATCCCTCCTGTCTGGATAGCGAAGGTTTCTAAAGGTTTTTCCGTTTCTGCGGACTGGCTTTTTTACGGTACCGGCCCGATGGAACGCGGAGGGGCTGCGGTTGCCTCAGGACCAGGGCAAACGACGGGCGCAATTCCGGCAGACGCGCCCCCCTGGATGGCTCCGGAAGCCGCTCCCAGCATGGGGTATACGCTTGTCCCGAAGGTGCAGGCCCGGTTGGCGGCAGGCTCCGGCAGTCTGGAGACGGAAGGCGAGGTGATCGGCTATTATGCGTTCAAGACGGATTTTCTGCGGCGAAAAGGTCGTCCTCAGAAAATGGTCTTGATGGACGTGGCTGGCGACAGCATGGAACCTATCCTGCTGGATAGGGATACCGTGCTTATCGATGAAAGCCAGAATGCAATTATCTCTGGCGGGCTTTTCGCGGTGGGAGTGGAGCAGGAAGTCTTTGTGAAATACCTGGATCGTATTCCAGGCAAGCTGGTGCTGCGAAGCAAGAACTCCGACTACCAGCCCATAGAAGTGGACATGAACGGCGATCTGGCCGCGTCAGTACGGATTATCGGGCGGGTCGTCTGGAGTTGCCGGGAGTACGTGCGATAA
- a CDS encoding DNA-binding protein, translated as MKREGNKIRAWLVERRISVSDVARSAGIARSMVSETIHGRRNNRRALRALVAVGCPEKLLALPEDMQGEQAA; from the coding sequence ATGAAACGCGAAGGAAACAAGATTCGCGCGTGGCTCGTGGAAAGACGCATTTCTGTGTCTGACGTTGCTCGCTCGGCAGGCATTGCGCGATCGATGGTTTCGGAAACCATCCACGGCAGAAGAAACAACAGGCGCGCGCTCCGTGCGCTTGTTGCCGTCGGTTGTCCGGAAAAACTGCTGGCGCTGCCCGAAGACATGCAGGGCGAGCAAGCGGCTTAG
- a CDS encoding Mu transposase C-terminal domain-containing protein codes for MRENYTAKDIAKAFDVSRQAIEARAKKDGWAFQEESCRGGRRRLYLAASLPEDVRTALIAHEGVHLPADSSETPLTEAQRRKALAKADLVRLYIDALAKASNKGRAREEFIAAYTAGVWPAIREVLGDVSWKSVERWKLAMRRTGSVLKLADTRGGVRVEPVVTERHAQILLALARHPNKPRLAEVCRMAREAFKAAGLPDCADITLYRYLKKWMTLNYGEWVYARQGKKAWNDLCCPFIERDYSRIGVGDILVADGHALNFEILDPETGKGARMELVLWFDMASSYPLGWEILPTENTQAIASALRRACLRLGKFPKVAYLDNGKAFRSKFFNGVDLSQSGLGGVFQELGVAPLFAWPYHGQSKTIERFFRTFGELERWIPSYVGTSIESKPPRLMRGEKLHRKVYEASGGRPLTLEEAHTAIATWFDAYAERPQRGHLGGKSPAEAFAAGMGPGLTDAELVRLRLCMLSKAVRTIDRNGVSLFGTYYRHPFLHSLRHPVLVRFDDQDRRSVLIYDQSGKNLICEATPAPKVHPAARLLGTAEDQAALTQEIAYKKALENQVTANAREFLNSVVLPETQSRMRLVTSDKAEPQALPEARTPDVKSIEAAKIAARAKLEAVPAYVPPAQMPAIVSELDRYEYLFNLAVRDGVALREADADWMARYEQTEEYAACAAGRYARLRTVYERRRKAANGGGDA; via the coding sequence ATGCGGGAAAACTACACAGCCAAGGACATTGCCAAGGCATTCGATGTCTCACGGCAAGCAATCGAAGCACGGGCCAAAAAGGACGGCTGGGCGTTTCAAGAGGAAAGTTGCCGTGGCGGCAGACGTCGCCTGTATTTGGCTGCTTCGCTCCCCGAAGACGTCCGCACCGCGCTGATCGCCCACGAAGGGGTTCATCTTCCTGCTGACTCGAGCGAAACACCTTTGACCGAAGCGCAGCGCCGCAAGGCCCTGGCCAAGGCCGATCTGGTTCGCCTTTACATCGACGCCTTGGCCAAGGCTTCCAACAAGGGCCGCGCGCGGGAAGAATTCATTGCCGCCTACACGGCCGGCGTCTGGCCGGCCATCCGGGAGGTGCTCGGCGACGTCTCCTGGAAGTCGGTGGAGCGTTGGAAGCTGGCCATGCGTCGGACCGGCTCGGTCCTGAAGCTGGCCGACACGCGTGGCGGCGTTCGCGTCGAGCCGGTGGTGACCGAAAGGCACGCCCAAATCCTGCTTGCCCTGGCTCGGCATCCCAACAAGCCGCGTCTGGCCGAAGTCTGCCGCATGGCCCGGGAAGCCTTCAAGGCCGCCGGACTCCCCGACTGCGCCGACATCACGCTGTACCGCTACCTCAAGAAGTGGATGACCCTCAATTATGGGGAATGGGTCTATGCCAGACAGGGCAAGAAGGCCTGGAACGACCTGTGCTGTCCCTTCATTGAGCGCGACTACTCCCGGATCGGCGTCGGCGACATCCTGGTGGCCGACGGCCACGCCCTGAATTTCGAGATTCTTGACCCCGAGACCGGCAAGGGCGCGCGCATGGAACTGGTGCTGTGGTTTGACATGGCGTCCAGTTACCCGCTCGGCTGGGAAATCCTGCCCACGGAAAACACCCAGGCTATTGCCTCGGCCCTGCGTCGCGCCTGCCTGCGGCTCGGCAAGTTTCCCAAGGTCGCCTACTTGGACAACGGCAAGGCCTTTCGGAGCAAGTTTTTTAACGGCGTCGACCTCAGTCAAAGCGGTCTCGGCGGCGTCTTTCAAGAGCTCGGCGTCGCCCCGCTGTTCGCTTGGCCCTACCATGGCCAATCCAAGACCATCGAACGGTTTTTCAGGACATTTGGCGAACTGGAACGCTGGATTCCCTCTTATGTCGGGACGTCCATCGAATCCAAGCCGCCGCGTCTCATGCGCGGGGAAAAGCTGCACCGCAAGGTCTACGAGGCTTCCGGCGGCCGGCCGCTGACCCTGGAAGAGGCCCACACCGCCATCGCCACGTGGTTCGACGCTTATGCCGAACGGCCCCAACGTGGCCACCTCGGCGGCAAGAGCCCGGCCGAAGCGTTTGCCGCCGGCATGGGTCCGGGACTTACCGATGCCGAACTGGTGCGCCTGCGGCTGTGCATGCTCTCCAAGGCCGTGCGCACCATTGACCGCAACGGCGTGAGTCTCTTCGGGACATATTACCGTCACCCCTTCCTGCACAGCCTGCGGCATCCCGTGCTGGTGCGTTTCGATGACCAGGATCGTCGCTCGGTGCTGATCTATGACCAGTCCGGCAAAAACCTGATCTGCGAGGCCACGCCCGCGCCCAAGGTACATCCCGCCGCCCGCCTCCTGGGTACGGCCGAAGACCAGGCCGCTTTGACCCAGGAAATCGCCTACAAGAAGGCGCTCGAAAACCAGGTCACGGCCAATGCCCGGGAGTTCCTCAACAGCGTGGTGCTGCCCGAGACGCAAAGCCGAATGCGCCTTGTCACGTCCGACAAGGCGGAACCCCAGGCTTTGCCGGAAGCCCGCACGCCGGACGTCAAAAGCATCGAGGCCGCCAAGATCGCGGCCAGGGCCAAGCTCGAAGCCGTGCCGGCCTACGTGCCGCCGGCGCAGATGCCCGCCATCGTCAGCGAACTCGACCGCTACGAATACCTTTTCAACTTGGCCGTTAGGGACGGCGTGGCCCTGCGTGAGGCCGACGCCGACTGGATGGCCCGCTACGAGCAAACCGAGGAATACGCGGCCTGCGCGGCTGGACGTTACGCGCGCTTGCGCACGGTCTACGAACGCCGCCGCAAGGCCGCCAACGGGGGAGGAGACGCATGA